In the genome of Streptomyces aquilus, the window GTCGGGTCGATCACGACCGGGTCCTTGAACTCCATCGAACTCCCCCTGTCCCGTGGGCTCCCGGCACCCACGGTTCGGGGTGCCCGGACAGCGCGGCACGACCCCACGGGCTGCCCCGGGCGGCCGTGCGCCACGGTCACGCTAGGGGGCGGGGAGCGGGGTGCGCGAGGGTGCACGGGGGGGCTGGCCGGAATGGGGCGGCGGGGTGCGGGCGGGCGGCGGCTGGGCGGTGGTGGGCGGCGGCGCCGAGCGGGGGCGCTCGCCTGGCCGGTGCGGGCCCTGCTAGTGCGCGGGCGGGCCGGGGGCCCGGTCGTGTGCGGGCGGGCGGGCCAGGGCCCGGTCGTGTGCGGGTAGGCCAGGGGCCCGGTCGAGTGCGGGTAGGCCGGTTCCGGGCCCTGGCCGTGCCTGGTGAGGCCGGTTCCCAGCCCCGGCCCTGGGGCGGGCCGGCCCGTTCCTGGCCCCGGTTGCGCGGGGGCAAGTCCCTTCCCGGCCCTGGCTGGTGTGCGGTGAGGCTCGTTCTGGCCCCGGTTGCGCGGGGGTAAGTCCCGTGCCGGTCCTGGCTGGTGTGCGGTCGGGTTCGTCCTGGCCCCGGTCGGGTGGGGGTAAGTCCCGTGCTGGTCCTGGCTGGTGTGCGGTCGGGTTCGTCCTGGCCCCGGTCGGGTGGGGGTAAGTCCCTTCCCGGCCGTGGCCGGTGTGCGGTCAGGCTCGTCCCGGCTCCTGCCCGTGTGCGGTCAGGCTCGTCCCGGCTCCTGCCCGTGTGCGGTCAGGCTCGTCCCGGCTCCTGCCCGTGTGCGGTCAGGCCCGTTCCCGCTCCTGCTTGTGTGCGGGGCGGGCACCCGGTTGCGCCCCCCACGGCCATCAGGGCGCTTTCCGGGCCCCGTAAGGCATCAGGACGCTCTCCCGCCCCGCGAGTCCTCAGGCCGGTTCCGGGTCACCGGCCTCCGGCCCCACCGCGCCCAGCGAGCCCAGCACCGCCGGGCTCTTCGCCGCTCGGGCCGCCTTGCGGCGCTTTCTGCGGCTCACCCTCGGATCCTGGTCCGGGAGCCAGCCGAAGGCCAGGCAGCTGCCCACCACGCCGAGGAGGAGGCCGATGAAGAAGCCTCCCAGGTTCGAGGTCAGCCAGGTGCCCAGGGCGAGCAGGACGCCGGTGATCGAGTAGAAGAGCCGCTGGGTGGGGTTGAACAGGATCAGCAGCCCCAGCAGCAGCATCAGCGCCGGCAGGAGATAGCCGGCCAGGCCCTGCATACCGATGTGCAGGACGACCTTCAGCGACGCCTTCTCGGTGAGCAGGATCTCCGCCCCGCCCAGGGCGAGCAGCAGCCCGCCCCAGAACGGACGGTCGGCCCGCCACGCGCGGAAGGCCGACCGCACTCCCCGACGTGGAGTGTCCGTGTCCGACATCAGCAACCCGAGCTGCTGAAACGGAGCTTCAGGCCCGGAAGCTTGAAGACACCCGCGGTCGTCGCGTAGTTGGTCTGCCGCAGGTTGGCGATGTGCACCGTGTCCGACTGCTGGCTGAACACCCCGATCGGGCCCTTGACCCCGGCCTTGGTGAGCGTGCTGGCGTCGTTGCCGATCTCGATGTTGTTGAAGTCGGCGTCACCGGTCAGCTCGGTGGAGTCGGTGGTCAGGTCGGTCGCTTTCACCTTCTGCGACCCGCTGCCGGCGGTGATGAGCAGGTTGGTCCCGCCGAGGTCGACGCTCTGGCAGAGGCTGTCCAGCGTCGCGTTCTTGATCGCGGAGGTGACCACCAGCACCTGGCCCCCGGTGTCACCCGCGTTCGGGCTGCCCTCCGCCATGTTGTCGAGGGCGCCGAACTGCTCGAAGCCGGTGCCGTTCAGCTCCT includes:
- a CDS encoding DUF6230 family protein; this encodes MASSSDATSAADNTPENAESGSAPEPARRGRVRARRAAVMAVPATLVAATLAVLTAEGALGVQFAISGMAFTVTAKELNGTGFEQFGALDNMAEGSPNAGDTGGQVLVVTSAIKNATLDSLCQSVDLGGTNLLITAGSGSQKVKATDLTTDSTELTGDADFNNIEIGNDASTLTKAGVKGPIGVFSQQSDTVHIANLRQTNYATTAGVFKLPGLKLRFSSSGC
- a CDS encoding DUF6114 domain-containing protein, producing the protein MSDTDTPRRGVRSAFRAWRADRPFWGGLLLALGGAEILLTEKASLKVVLHIGMQGLAGYLLPALMLLLGLLILFNPTQRLFYSITGVLLALGTWLTSNLGGFFIGLLLGVVGSCLAFGWLPDQDPRVSRRKRRKAARAAKSPAVLGSLGAVGPEAGDPEPA